In Pristis pectinata isolate sPriPec2 chromosome 11, sPriPec2.1.pri, whole genome shotgun sequence, the following proteins share a genomic window:
- the LOC127575661 gene encoding uncharacterized protein LOC127575661 yields the protein MSLTGDSCERIIVCKNLINLNGLLCFLSYNTDPTPHYNTDPTPRYTTDPSPHYTTDPTPHYTTDPTPRYTTDPTPHYTTNPTPHYTEPTPHYSTDPNPYYTEPTPHYTTDPTPHYTEPTPHYTTDPTPHYTDPTPHYTDPTPHYTEPTPHYTTDPTPHYTEPNPHYTEPTPHYTTDPTPHYTEPTPHYTEPNPHYTDPTPHYTKPNPHYTEPTPHYTTDPTPHYTTDPTPHYTKPNPHYTEPTPHYTTDPTPHYTDPTPHYTEPNPHYTTDPTPHYTEPNPHYTEPTPHYTTDPTPHYTEPNPHYTEPTPHYTTDPTPHYTTDPTPHYTEPNPHYTEPTPHYTTDPTPHYTTDPTPHYTEPTPHYTEPTPHYTTDPTPHYTEPNPHYTEPTPHYTTDPTPHYTDPTPHYTEPTPHYTTDPTPHYTDPTPHYTTDPTPHYTDPTPHYTTDPTPHYTDPTPHYTTDPTPHYTEPTPHYSTDLTPRYTDLTPHYTEPTPHYTEPTPHYTTDPTPHYTDPTPHYTEPTPHYTTDPTPHYTDPTPHYTTDPTPHYTDPTPHYTTDPTPHYTDPTPHYTTDPTPHYTEPTPHYSTDLTPRYTDLTPHYTEPTPHYTTDLTPHYTDLTPRYTSVKAVS from the exons aTGAGCCtgacaggtgacag ttgtgaaaggattATCGTATGTAAAAATTTGATAAACTTAAatgggctgctgtgtttcctgtctTACAACACTGACCCCACTCCACATTACAACACCGACCCCACTCCACGTTACACCACTGACCCCTCTCCCCATTACACCACCGACCCCACTCCCCATTACACCACCGACCCCACTCCACGTTACACCACCGACCCCACTCCCCATTACACCACCAACCCCACTCCACATTACACCGAACCCACTCCCCATTACTCCACCGACCCCAATCCATATTACACCGAACCCACTCCCCATTACACCACCGACCCCACTCCCCATTACACCGAACCCACTCCCCATTACACCACCGACCCCACTCCCCATTACACCGACCCCACTCCCCATTACACCGACCCCACTCCCCATTACACCGAACCCACTCCCCATTACACCACCGACCCCACTCCCCATTACACCGAACCCAATCCCCATTACACCGAACCCACTCCCCATTACACCACCGACCCCACTCCCCATTACACCGAACCCACTCCCCATTACACCGAACCCAATCCCCATTACACCGACCCCACTCCCCATTACACCAAACCCAATCCCCATTACACCGAACCCACTCCCCATTACACCACCGACCCCACTCCCCATTACACCACCGACCCCACTCCCCATTACACCAAACCCAATCCCCATTACACCGAACCCACTCCCCATTACACCACCGACCCCACTCCCCATTACACCGACCCCACTCCCCATTACACCGAACCCAATCCCCATTACACCACCGACCCCACTCCCCATTACACCGAACCCAATCCCCATTACACCGAACCCACTCCCCATTACACCACTGACCCCACTCCCCATTACACCGAACCCAATCCCCATTACACCGAACCCACTCCCCATTACACCACCGACCCCACTCCCCATTACACCACCGACCCCACTCCCCATTACACCGAACCCAATCCCCATTACACCGAACCCACTCCCCATTACACCACCGACCCCACTCCCCATTACACCACCGACCCCACTCCCCATTACACCGAACCCACTCCCCATTACACCGAACCCACTCCCCATTACACCACCGACCCCACTCCCCATTACACCGAACCCAATCCCCATTATACCGAACCCACTCCCCATTACACCACCGACCCCACTCCCCATTACACCGACCCCACTCCCCATTACACCGAACCCACTCCCCATTACACCACCGACCCCACTCCCCATTACACCGACCCCACTCCCCATTACACCACCGACCCCACTCCCCATTACACCGACCCCACTCCCCATTACACCACCGACCCCACTCCCCATTACACCGACCCCACTCCCCATTACACCACCGACCCCACTCCCCATTACACCGAACCCACTCCCCATTACTCCACCGACCTCACTCCACGTTACACCGACCTCACTCCACATTACACCGAACCCACTCCCCATTACACCGAACCCACTCCCCATTACACCACCGACCCCACTCCCCATTACACCGACCCCACTCCCCATTACACCGAACCCACTCCCCATTACACCACCGACCCCACTCCCCATTACACCGACCCCACTCCCCATTACACCACCGACCCCACTCCCCATTACACCGACCCCACTCCCCATTACACCACCGACCCCACTCCCCATTACACCGACCCCACTCCCCATTACACCACCGACCCCACTCCCCATTACACCGAACCCACTCCCCATTACTCCACCGACCTCACTCCACGTTACACCGACCTCACTCCACATTACACCGAACCCACTCCCCATTACACCACCGACCTCACTCCACATTACACCGACCTCACTCCACGTTACACCAGCGTGAAAGCAGTTTCCTGA